From a region of the Petrotoga sibirica DSM 13575 genome:
- a CDS encoding homoserine dehydrogenase has protein sequence MIKVGLLGYGTVGGGVYNILTTKKEDIERKLGEKIQIKKILVKEKYKKRKYDVDDSLLTEDYKEIVEDPQIQIVVELIGGETPTLSYIKEAINGHKNIVTANKLILAKYGRELFQLAKNNNVKVYYEGSVGGGIPIIKTLKESMIANKIERVYGILNGTTNYILTKMTEKSIDFEEALKEAQNLGYAESDPYFDVSGLDSAYKINILSSLAFESFMDVDSIHVEGIEKIEREDIEIAEELGYTIKLLAIGKRYEDKMLDIRVHPTFIPKSSPLSKINGVYNVVQIHGDAVGDIMIYGQGAGEMPTASAVVADIMEAAKSIKYHIENEYSTGRLNGLKLIETDEIENSFYIRLRVNDKPGVFAKIARVFGDNEVSIASVIQKHRLNPVVPIFLQTHPIKEKKLKKAIDSLNELKDVIEIKNIIRVEDFGEKF, from the coding sequence ATGATTAAAGTCGGTCTTCTTGGGTACGGTACGGTTGGAGGAGGAGTCTACAATATCCTCACAACCAAAAAGGAAGATATAGAAAGAAAACTAGGTGAGAAAATTCAAATCAAAAAGATCTTGGTGAAAGAAAAGTACAAAAAAAGGAAGTACGATGTAGATGATTCGTTGCTTACAGAAGACTATAAAGAGATCGTAGAAGATCCTCAGATTCAGATTGTAGTGGAGTTAATTGGCGGAGAAACACCGACGTTAAGTTATATAAAAGAAGCTATTAATGGTCATAAAAATATTGTAACAGCCAATAAGTTAATATTAGCCAAGTATGGTAGAGAACTATTTCAACTTGCAAAGAACAATAATGTCAAAGTGTACTATGAAGGAAGCGTGGGGGGTGGAATCCCAATAATTAAAACTCTGAAAGAGTCCATGATTGCAAATAAAATTGAAAGAGTTTATGGGATTTTAAACGGGACAACGAATTATATTTTGACTAAAATGACCGAAAAATCCATTGATTTTGAAGAGGCTTTAAAAGAAGCTCAAAATCTAGGTTATGCTGAGAGCGATCCATATTTTGATGTAAGCGGTTTGGATAGTGCATATAAAATAAATATTTTGTCTTCACTAGCCTTTGAGAGTTTTATGGATGTTGATTCAATCCATGTAGAAGGAATTGAGAAGATAGAAAGGGAAGACATAGAAATAGCAGAGGAATTAGGATATACAATTAAATTATTAGCTATTGGAAAAAGGTACGAAGATAAGATGTTGGATATAAGGGTTCATCCAACTTTTATACCAAAAAGTAGCCCTCTTTCAAAAATAAACGGTGTATACAACGTCGTACAGATTCATGGAGACGCCGTTGGAGATATAATGATTTACGGACAAGGTGCCGGAGAAATGCCAACTGCAAGTGCGGTTGTTGCAGATATTATGGAAGCCGCCAAGAGTATTAAATACCATATTGAAAACGAATACAGTACCGGAAGGTTAAACGGTTTGAAGTTAATTGAAACAGATGAGATTGAAAACTCTTTCTATATAAGATTGAGAGTGAATGACAAACCAGGTGTTTTTGCGAAAATAGCAAGGGTTTTTGGAGATAACGAAGTTAGCATCGCTTCTGTAATTCAAAAACACAGACTTAATCCTGTTGTGCCAATATTTTTACAGACGCACCCAATCAAGGAAAAAAAACTGAAAAAAGCAATTGATTCGTTGAACGAATTAAAGGATGTGATAGAAATAAAAAATATAATAAGGGTGGAGGATTTCGGTGAGAAGTTTTAG
- a CDS encoding RNase H family protein yields MAYVDGSYDVETKIYGSGIVLLDGEEKHFFFSGNNPEYSYSRNVAGEISASIYAMEYAKEKGYEKIIIHHDYIGLEKWCNGEWKTNKKITIAYKNCYDYFSKFLKIQFNWVRGHSGDHYNTLADQLAKKALESKKFRDLITKYLYSN; encoded by the coding sequence ATCGCCTATGTCGATGGGAGTTATGACGTAGAAACAAAAATATACGGTAGCGGAATAGTACTTCTAGATGGTGAGGAAAAGCACTTCTTCTTTTCTGGTAATAACCCAGAATACTCCTATAGCAGAAATGTTGCCGGAGAAATAAGTGCATCCATCTACGCAATGGAATACGCTAAAGAAAAAGGCTATGAAAAGATAATAATACACCATGACTACATTGGATTAGAGAAATGGTGTAACGGAGAATGGAAAACAAATAAAAAAATAACCATAGCCTACAAAAATTGCTATGATTATTTTAGTAAATTTTTAAAAATACAGTTCAATTGGGTAAGGGGACACTCAGGAGACCATTACAATACGTTGGCCGATCAATTGGCTAAAAAAGCATTAGAAAGCAAAAAATTCCGTGATTTAATAACGAAATATCTTTATTCAAATTGA
- the thrC gene encoding threonine synthase: MRSFSFWPGIINAYKEYMPVDEKTEIITLQEGNTPLIFAEKLSNMWDIELYLKYDGANPTGSFKDRGMCLAVTKALQNGDKAIICASTGNTSASAAAYGSRAGLKTAVIIPEGKIALGKLSQALMHGAIVIPIKGNFDVALEITRKIADNYPITLVNSLNPYRIEGQKSAAFEICDQLGGKSPDILAIPVGNAGNITAYWKGFKEYFKDHKTDKLPKMIGFEAEGSAAIVKNQVIKNPETVATAIRIGNPVNWEKAVEAAKESGGFINFVTDEEILDTYKELASLEGVFAEPASAASVAGVKKMINLDKINKGSKIVAVLTGHGLKDPDTAISVIPRVNPVEPEMGTILKMIGL, from the coding sequence GTGAGAAGTTTTAGTTTTTGGCCTGGTATAATAAATGCTTATAAAGAATACATGCCCGTCGATGAGAAAACAGAGATAATTACGTTACAAGAAGGGAACACTCCTTTGATATTCGCAGAAAAACTGAGTAATATGTGGGATATTGAGCTTTATCTGAAATATGATGGTGCTAATCCCACGGGATCTTTTAAAGACAGAGGAATGTGTTTAGCAGTAACCAAAGCTCTGCAGAACGGTGATAAAGCAATAATCTGTGCTTCTACCGGTAACACTTCTGCCTCTGCTGCAGCTTATGGAAGTAGAGCAGGATTGAAAACAGCGGTCATAATCCCTGAAGGGAAGATCGCCTTGGGGAAATTATCTCAGGCCTTAATGCATGGGGCTATAGTTATACCGATAAAAGGTAATTTTGACGTTGCCTTAGAGATTACAAGAAAGATCGCTGACAACTATCCTATAACTCTGGTTAACTCACTTAATCCATACAGGATAGAGGGTCAAAAAAGTGCAGCTTTTGAGATATGTGATCAATTGGGTGGTAAATCTCCTGACATATTGGCAATTCCAGTGGGGAATGCGGGAAACATCACAGCTTACTGGAAAGGGTTCAAAGAATACTTTAAAGACCACAAAACAGATAAGTTACCTAAGATGATTGGTTTTGAAGCGGAAGGATCAGCTGCTATCGTAAAAAATCAAGTTATAAAAAACCCAGAAACCGTAGCAACAGCTATAAGAATAGGTAATCCGGTCAATTGGGAGAAAGCCGTAGAAGCTGCAAAAGAATCTGGAGGATTTATAAATTTTGTTACCGACGAGGAAATCTTGGACACGTATAAAGAATTGGCATCCCTCGAAGGTGTGTTTGCAGAGCCTGCATCTGCGGCTTCGGTAGCAGGCGTTAAAAAAATGATAAATTTGGATAAGATAAATAAAGGAAGTAAAATTGTAGCAGTACTCACAGGACATGGATTAAAGGATCCCGATACCGCAATCAGTGTAATACCCAGGGTCAATCCAGTAGAACCAGAAATGGGTACCATATTGAAAATGATAGGGCTGTAA
- a CDS encoding DUF3783 domain-containing protein gives MYEDIKNIPTIIINGMSKEQILRIMKVIKDMENLPENIIFASVTPTSSQWTVEELIKELKQEDIEMKIVTENLKKGVYDNYKKDSQ, from the coding sequence ATGTATGAAGATATAAAAAACATTCCAACAATTATAATAAACGGTATGTCTAAAGAACAGATACTTAGGATAATGAAAGTGATAAAAGATATGGAAAACTTACCAGAAAATATCATTTTTGCCTCTGTTACTCCTACAAGCTCTCAGTGGACCGTTGAAGAACTAATCAAAGAGCTAAAACAAGAGGACATAGAAATGAAAATAGTAACAGAAAATCTCAAAAAAGGGGTATACGACAATTACAAAAAAGACAGCCAGTGA
- a CDS encoding ABC transporter permease — protein MKTVFGIVLIALLWYFFSFVIGSSFVLPFPHEVLINLINQLSTPRFYMALWNTIWKTLIVLFISSFIGIILGFLMGMNDTIYEIFRPMLMMIQAIPVVSWLAFVVFLWGVGWRGPILISTMAILPSTVFTTASGIKNIDRKLLEMVRLYKVSRTKIFRHVYLASIVPFVIAAVEVSIGNVWKVVLVTEFLVGGNGLGVELAWARQYVDVPRIYAITIVAVILGIATERVFKIISRRMLERWEMY, from the coding sequence ATGAAAACCGTTTTTGGGATCGTTTTAATCGCTTTACTTTGGTACTTTTTTTCTTTTGTTATAGGCTCTTCTTTTGTGTTGCCTTTCCCTCATGAAGTTTTGATCAATTTAATAAATCAGCTAAGTACACCGAGGTTTTATATGGCATTATGGAACACGATATGGAAGACCCTGATTGTTTTGTTTATTTCTTCTTTTATCGGGATAATTTTGGGATTTTTAATGGGAATGAACGATACGATCTATGAAATTTTTAGGCCTATGCTGATGATGATACAAGCTATACCGGTTGTTTCTTGGCTTGCTTTTGTGGTATTTCTATGGGGTGTGGGATGGCGTGGCCCTATTTTAATAAGCACCATGGCCATTTTACCTAGTACTGTTTTTACTACTGCTTCTGGGATAAAGAACATCGATAGAAAATTGCTTGAGATGGTACGCTTGTACAAAGTATCAAGAACTAAGATATTTAGGCATGTATACTTAGCTTCGATCGTTCCTTTTGTAATTGCAGCGGTTGAAGTTTCAATAGGAAATGTATGGAAAGTGGTGTTAGTAACAGAGTTTCTAGTTGGTGGAAATGGGTTGGGTGTAGAACTAGCTTGGGCAAGACAGTATGTCGATGTCCCGAGGATCTACGCTATTACTATCGTAGCCGTTATATTAGGTATCGCTACAGAGCGTGTATTTAAAATTATTTCAAGAAGGATGTTAGAAAGATGGGAAATGTACTAA
- a CDS encoding ABC transporter substrate-binding protein yields the protein MKKTALLIVSFFFALLIFSITITNPLGPTVVPVTGLMADTIEEEVEINVSLWKDANEAVALLVSNQADFAVLPITVGANLYAQGLEIILLGVHEWKAFYLVSSSNVDFENVKSLKGHEVYSPHGRGQTVDILMRYLLVRNGLVPDKDVKFNYLPPQEIVSLYKSGKIEYAALPEPFSTLAVTGTEGRIVLDFQDEWNKISGSKYGLPIAGLFVKKEILEREPDIVSKVENAFSESVDWANRNLDQSLKITNEYLTIPVPILKEAMNRLVFEYIPILECREEVENFLSTMHELYPEGLPTLPTEGFYHK from the coding sequence ATGAAAAAAACAGCTTTGTTAATAGTTTCTTTTTTCTTTGCACTCTTGATCTTTTCCATTACAATCACTAATCCTTTAGGTCCAACGGTTGTTCCAGTAACAGGCTTGATGGCCGATACGATAGAAGAAGAAGTAGAAATAAATGTAAGTCTTTGGAAAGACGCAAATGAAGCTGTAGCTTTGTTGGTATCAAATCAAGCAGATTTTGCGGTTCTTCCTATAACCGTAGGCGCAAATTTATACGCTCAAGGTTTAGAGATAATATTGCTAGGTGTTCACGAGTGGAAAGCATTTTATTTAGTAAGCAGTAGTAATGTTGATTTTGAAAACGTAAAAAGTTTAAAGGGTCATGAAGTCTATTCTCCGCATGGACGAGGTCAAACTGTAGACATTTTGATGAGGTATCTTTTGGTTAGAAATGGATTGGTTCCTGATAAAGATGTAAAATTTAACTACCTTCCTCCACAGGAGATAGTTTCCTTGTACAAATCAGGTAAGATAGAATATGCTGCGTTGCCAGAACCATTTTCTACATTGGCTGTAACAGGAACTGAAGGGAGAATAGTTTTAGACTTTCAAGATGAATGGAATAAAATCTCAGGTTCAAAGTACGGCCTTCCTATAGCAGGACTTTTTGTTAAAAAGGAGATTTTAGAGAGAGAACCTGATATCGTTTCAAAAGTTGAGAACGCTTTTTCTGAAAGTGTTGATTGGGCTAATAGAAATTTAGATCAATCATTAAAGATAACTAACGAATACTTAACTATCCCTGTTCCAATACTTAAGGAAGCGATGAATAGATTAGTTTTTGAATACATTCCAATTTTGGAATGTAGAGAAGAAGTAGAAAACTTTTTAAGCACGATGCATGAACTTTATCCAGAAGGGTTGCCTACTTTACCGACAGAAGGATTTTATCACAAATGA
- a CDS encoding ABC transporter ATP-binding protein: MGNVLKADGLIKRFGDLLVIDNWSLELKEGEKIVLLGPSGCGKTTFFRIVAGLERQSEGKVETFVDKIGYVFQEPRLLPWRTVYDNLKIILDDEKKIKQIIGMMGLEGFEILLPSRLSGGMKQRVNIARSLLVQPQILLMDEPFTSLDLNIKLSIIEDMNKMWNKSYFSILMVTHDIKEALMLGNKIVILSQRPSRILKVFDIDLLEEEKNIYDKRFLELESQITKFVISQSEKIIG; this comes from the coding sequence ATGGGAAATGTACTAAAAGCAGATGGTTTAATCAAAAGATTTGGAGACCTTCTGGTTATAGACAACTGGAGTCTTGAGTTGAAAGAGGGAGAAAAAATCGTTCTATTAGGACCTTCAGGTTGTGGAAAAACCACTTTTTTTAGGATTGTTGCAGGATTAGAAAGACAAAGTGAAGGAAAAGTTGAAACTTTTGTGGATAAGATCGGTTATGTTTTTCAAGAGCCTCGATTATTGCCTTGGAGAACGGTTTACGATAACCTAAAAATAATTTTAGACGATGAAAAGAAAATTAAACAAATTATCGGTATGATGGGTTTAGAAGGTTTTGAAATTCTTTTACCTTCCAGATTGAGTGGAGGAATGAAACAAAGAGTGAATATTGCCAGATCTTTATTAGTTCAACCACAGATCTTGCTAATGGATGAACCTTTCACATCTTTGGATCTAAATATTAAATTATCAATAATAGAAGATATGAATAAGATGTGGAATAAAAGTTATTTTTCAATATTGATGGTTACCCATGACATAAAAGAGGCATTGATGCTGGGAAACAAAATAGTCATTTTGTCACAAAGACCTTCTAGAATATTAAAGGTCTTTGATATAGATCTTTTAGAAGAAGAGAAAAATATTTATGATAAAAGATTTTTAGAGTTAGAAAGCCAGATTACAAAATTTGTTATAAGCCAATCTGAAAAGATAATTGGTTAG
- a CDS encoding sulfotransferase, translating into MKFIPIYKHSVFIVSTGRTGTKFIGKVLPSMIDDCYSTHEPAGVFVTDRNKWKKDIKKYGFLRMTIGQLTPKYSMYKLSSDRRAGRVSDDKALKYIEQMRKLVLKDIIPELYVESNNHLHGVVDLLEKVFPNSKVVFVIRDPRTWIRSVMSTKASLLYGKIDFPFLNISMKATDFKDDPYAEKWKNMSKFEKLCWYYNKLNSFVLEKMSDKPNFKVYRYEDILIYQDREKYFKDFLDFITNFEDGFSKNYEFKPQLLNRKVNSSSKNYVIPHWRDWKNKEAVIMEKHCSKLMKKFNYGQESEWSEKVEKGYKFEIA; encoded by the coding sequence GTGAAGTTTATTCCTATATACAAACATTCAGTTTTCATTGTTTCCACAGGTAGGACCGGCACTAAGTTCATAGGCAAAGTTCTTCCTTCTATGATTGATGACTGTTATTCTACTCATGAGCCCGCTGGAGTTTTTGTGACAGATAGAAATAAATGGAAAAAAGATATTAAAAAATATGGATTTTTAAGAATGACGATAGGTCAATTAACTCCGAAATATTCTATGTATAAACTTAGTAGCGATAGGCGTGCAGGAAGGGTTAGCGACGATAAAGCATTAAAGTATATAGAGCAAATGAGAAAGTTAGTACTTAAAGACATTATTCCTGAGCTTTATGTTGAATCGAATAACCACCTGCACGGCGTTGTAGACTTACTGGAGAAAGTATTTCCCAACAGCAAGGTTGTATTTGTTATTCGAGATCCCCGAACTTGGATCAGATCTGTAATGAGTACAAAAGCATCTCTTCTCTATGGCAAAATTGATTTTCCTTTTTTAAATATAAGCATGAAAGCAACTGATTTCAAAGATGACCCCTACGCTGAAAAATGGAAAAATATGTCGAAATTTGAGAAACTTTGTTGGTATTATAACAAACTTAATTCTTTTGTTCTTGAAAAAATGAGTGACAAACCAAATTTTAAAGTTTATAGATACGAAGATATTCTGATTTATCAGGATAGAGAAAAGTATTTCAAAGATTTTTTAGATTTTATTACCAATTTTGAAGACGGTTTTTCAAAGAATTACGAGTTCAAACCCCAGCTATTGAATAGAAAAGTTAACTCTAGTTCTAAAAACTACGTTATACCTCATTGGAGAGATTGGAAAAATAAGGAAGCAGTTATTATGGAAAAACATTGTAGCAAACTGATGAAAAAGTTTAATTATGGTCAAGAATCAGAATGGTCTGAAAAGGTGGAAAAAGGTTACAAGTTTGAAATAGCATGA